The Artemia franciscana unplaced genomic scaffold, ASM3288406v1 Scaffold_6366, whole genome shotgun sequence sequence gtcgctccttactttcagttaaaaaaacttgtttttttttatttaatctcatacTAGGTCGCTAGCTTCCACTAAAAAgcagatttttacttttttttgattgttttagtaaatttacCTCTAAATTGTTGTAAAACCAATTCTTTATTAAGACTTTTTACTTACATAAGTTagataaaacattaaaatgaaacgataaactatattatattatttttttttaaggataagTGTGTCACATCATCACCCAtataatgatttaatttttgtaaaaattgcatttgattttaatatttcactTAATATGGGCTAGAGTTCATCTTTTCCTAtaacttaatttaaaataaaaatcggaaaaaaacaTATGGATTTTCCTCATTTGGAATAGTTAGAGACAAACTTCCGAGAATAGGGTAGCTAACTAAGTCAGATATGtgtgttctttactaggttttaGCCATCTCTACAGCCATGATACAGGTGAAACTTAGATAATCCCTAGGCGTAATTGAATCGAACCCACGGTCCTAGAACtttggaagagggctcatttcaatggaaaataaaatttctggtgtcttttttatttgaccTAAACGATTGGATGGCTATAAGCCACCCCCCACCCTTCCACGtccttttttccttaaaaagttGTTAGATCAAAAGCGTCAGATAGCCGTTTTTGTAAAGCTTAGTTGAAAGGTTCCAAAACTATACCTTTAGATTTAACATGACCCATGCTGCCCCTCAGGATAGGTTTGGGGATGAAAGTTTTCTAAAGATAATTTGCTAAGTATAATAAGGATGATGTACGATCTATGAAAACCAGTTCCATTGCCAGCAAGACAAATTATGGGTGACGGAATGCATTGAACTTGTTTTCTTTGGGCtatatatgtacatatttgGAGGGTGGCTTAAATTTCAGGTTATATTAAATTGCCTTGAcaccccttaatgtgcaaatatacagagcaaattatattagtatataaactgaagaattatattttcatcatatttggcTTATTTCACTAGGATTAAcataactttacttcttgggtgtgttccaTATAAGTAacaagtacctcattttttaaagaagcAACCTAACCTGTGCTTATCGAAATCTGTGATGAGTAAGGCACATTtaattcatgaaaatataaaagtgcCGTTTGCAAAATTGTCACTGGTGTCTCAATTATTATACTACCTCAAAtagaggaaaaaagaaaaatattctggATAATTTTCGGGATAAAAACTGTGGTTTTGggtcaataagaaaaaaaaaattaaaaagcaaaataattattttgattagaTCCCTAATAACCAATTTTCGGTGTGCAGGGTAAAAGCCAAGGGTATCAGATAAGGAAAATACAGGGAGGAAGGAaggattttgtttaaaaaatacaaaagggtgtttttcaaaatttcatggGTAATTTTCgcttgagaaaaaacaaaagatatatctAGATATTTTTCCACACCTGGGAGTAATTTTACCCCCTTCCTGTAGATGCTTATGTATAAATATAGTACGGATACAAAAATTgattaattacaataataaaaaaaattataattatagtaATCTGTAGTCATTTATCAAAGGATTTACACGCTGGTTtagtgattttaattttaagtctcTAGTAATTTTTTTACCCAGCGGCAACCCTAATCTCCCTTGACGTGGAATATATCCTGTTTTCAAAATGGAAGAAAGCATGGAAactagaataattaaaaaagaaagattggAAGGACTTTGGAGTTGTTTACCAGAAGAGGTTAGAAATACAGAAAATTCTACTTTTGGCCattttggaaaggggttaggctaggaaaatgaaactttcaggcatgGGCCTACAGGGTAAAGTAGGGGttccgggaaggtattttgaagtatctaggCTTCCTccgctccttctccctctagagggtcctgaccgtTGATTACATTTATAAATctgttatttacaaaaatgaaaccttgcaaaatagatgttTTGATTAAATGATGTAGCCTACAAAATCATTGTTTTGTACTTAATTGTAAATAGTAGTTGTAAAACTTTGCTGAATTTACAAGGTTTTAATGATTAGGCCTACAAGGTTTAATGCAAATGCATTGcttaaattttccaaaaaacattaataaattcTACTCAATTAGTAGgtattgcattttcagaactagagCCAGTgctaattgaaaattaaggtagaatgttgtttttcataatttcaagGTAAATAGGGCCTATATGACTGTCCATAGCCTATTATTGGCTTAGCAATATAGTGAacatatcacttgatgccttttttatgctctttacaaatattataattgcCTCTattgcaatttcaaaatttaagcactttagGATTTAACCTAGAAAGATGTTTTTTGTGTACCTTCAAACCAGAAGACCTAGAATAACCTAagctaaactaaccttattacaaacatatttttggtaaatatttagtttcatcacaagatGTCTAAAGTGTGTATCACtacatatagcaagattctgatgattgtatattgtttctttgtcaatATTAAagaagcacatccattttttagctttctaaaatccaaTGAGATAAAGATGCATTAattgggcttgcttacaggtaacattacctatagagcaaagtgtATTAATCTATAAGCCCTGCAGGCAGTAGGGCAAGGTCTATATTCTCTGTCTGAATGGTGTGTATTCTCTGTCAAGGTCAATATTCAAAgtgataaaatcaaaaaaaaatattaataaacactttttaacctaaccaaAACTTACTGAACGATGAACAATTGTATTTAATACccatcaattaaaaaacaaatggagcacaaaaaaaaacagaagacacTATTTTTTTGacacaaagaaaatgaaaacacaaCAACCAGAAAGAGATGCAGAATACTGCTGCAAAATCTTGGCCCAAGGGAGGGACTTGACAGACAAATTATATTGATCAgctataatataaaattattataaataattttagcactgagaaaatgtagtagtatttttcagaaaagtatTATTGCATCagaaaatgcatttttgttttgtagaaaatgagTGATAACTCATagtttactttaattgaaaattcgtcatttttaagagttcaaaaatgcttaaatttgattttgcagtataagcaattattatattcataaagaacataaaaaagtcaaaaagtggtatattcagtttattggttggccagttatatgaactgtcataattttaccCAAACTTCAAACAAggcttattaaataaatatagaatacaaacctcagcctgcagggctcatggactaatacaaTTTGCTCTATAGGTGATATTACCTGTAAGAAAGCCCACtaaatacatttttagtttgccccatggaggaagagggtcaaccagaaatggatgtgctGCTAGATTTATAAGCATTTATATGTATAATTAGAGTATAGAAACTATGttgctttgcagcatagtttccagtttagacagcttgtgacaaaACTTGACAAAAGTTAGCTCTACACTCTAGTTTATATTAATACTGTACTAATTATTGTGTTTCACAGCACTTGTCTTAGATAAAGTGCATCCAATGTCAACTGTGTCTGTCAATAGGGTATGTTGTTCTAATTGTAAGATCCTGTGTCAAAGACTAGAttacattttcaaagattttttacTAGATTTAAATGTGCAGCCAAGATTAGGCTTCTGTGTTGATACAATATTCAAGCTAATCacatacttaattttttttttccacctcTAATGGTAGAAAAATCCACTTTCTAAGTGTAATTATTAAGCTATGATTTAGCTAGTAAAGAGAAGATTAGCTAGCTGACTATTGGGTATcttacccttattagcttttaACCAATTCTTTAACTATTCACCACTATCTAAAAACTAAAGTTACCTTTTGAGGCTTATATTTAGGCTGTATATTCATCCAGCAACTACAAAAGTGAAACCTGAAGAAATAGGTTTTTTGCTCAGAAGAGGTATGATAAAAGTATGAAGTTGCCAAGTTACTCTACTGAAAGCACACTATTACCAGGTTACAAAACAAATTCTCAAATCAGGTAGTCAGCCTATAGAATTCCCTTATAAAAGAGAGCATCCTGGGAAAAGAGATCATCTTCTGCTCAGATGCTCTCTTGAAGGAGACAAACaaaaaggaaagatttaatttttgataattttgttgtcattttcCTGATGGTGCAATATCATATATAGTCATACAATGTAGGCATATAGtcaatcaaactaaaaaaaaatacatttttagttGATAATATGCAGCATCTTTGAGTCAATTAgattatagtattttttattattatttgcattaTTGACACTTTtaagatattgtttttttcaacccAAATTTTAAGTATGATTGCTCAGGTGAAAATGGATATCTTGAGTCTACACAGAATAATCAGTTTTATGTCACAACAAAGTTGTTGGTTTTATCAACCAACAGAGCAGACAACAAGCAAATGTTATTAGGACTGCAAATGTCCAAAATGACTTCTTTGGAAAGGAGCATAGATTAAAAACctaatggttttattttttattgtaaacagTAAGTAAATACATAATTCTTGTTACAGAAAATGATTGAAAATTAGAGAAACAAAACTGGAAATGCTAACATTCTCATAGGCAGAGctgttcctagggttggtggtgtGCTgggcaaaattaattacaacaaCTCCCTCCcaatttaaatatatacaaagaAAACCAAATCAAAAAGGACAGCCCCTCAGCAGCAGCATTCAGGGCAGCTGACCCAGTTGCCCCCTTATGCTTGGAACAGCCCTGCCTATAGGTCTATTTTGTTCTGAACAACAAAGCCCTTTCTAGCTACATTCCCATAGACCTGGTAGTGCTACATTCCCTTAGACCTGTCTCATGACAAAGAACAATAGCACTTCttagaaaagtataaaaatatgcaattaataaaagaaacagtAAACAGGAATTGAAAATCTGACTGTTTATTGGAACTGTAAAGAATAAATTTCATAAGCTTAtaacataacaaaaacaaacagatacaTCACAATTAGCAAGAAAGATACTCTTAGCAGTTCCCTTAAGGGGTACTAAGTAAAGAAAATCACTCTTAAGATCATATATATATTCTAGTTTGCCTTTTGTAAAGAGGTTTTAATCAAAGCTGTTTTGAAAGCTGTAATGCTGTTTGTTGAAACAGGATTGTTTAGCAACATATCCAATGGTTTAGTCTTTTTGTCAGATTTCATGTTGGTAGTAATACATCCCAATGATGCTGTCAACCAGCCCAAGAACTAAGAATAATAGCTTGACAATGCTCAGGATACACCTACAACCCTCGATTTATTCTTCAATTTCCTTCTCCTTAATTAACTTCACTCCAAGAAAAGCAAGAAAGTTTTACCAAATATAGATTTCGACAAGCATTGCTAGCTGCAAATCTAGTTATATTGATTCATGGTATTTGCTTTTTTCTGAATCTAAGTGTAAAATCAGAAGAAAACACCATCAAATTGTGAAGaccacaacaacaaaaaatctaaaatactaATATTATTCCCGAAAGTGCTTCACATTTCTTTACCgcataccccctcccctcctatTGATGAAATACATAGCCAAAACTATATATTCCTCGtgtgtttttcacttttttctcaTTGGCAAAGAAGTAATATAATGGAAATCAAGCAACAGAAGAATCCCTTTGGTGCCATTACtgcaatttttatattaatatggTTTATGCACCCAGGCTACCTATAAAATAAAGCATCATATAAGCACAGCACAATCATTACGTAAGCAAAGCATGGTATATGCACAGCAGAGAATTAAGCACAAGCATAGCAGAATGCGATATCTTCCTTCTTTTGTCATTTAAGCTGCCTGCACTTCCTCTTACATTAACACTCAACACTCACTCCAACTCATCCACTTTGAGCAGGCTTGCACACTTTTATAACTACCTTCAGATTGGTACATGTAAGAAGGTGCTAGGCTTGCTTCATACATATTCATTAACTAGTTCACTTCTTCTTCCTCCCATACTGTCACTATTTACAGATTGAGCCTTTTAGGTGGGTTGACAGCTCTTACAGACCTGGTTTGGATTGGTTGATGTAAACTGACAGTGGTGGTACTGGAGCTGGTACTAGGCCTCACCACCATATGCTTATCTGGCATCCCAGAACCTCCAGTGGGTTTTACCTCCACATGCAGTGCAGCTGGTAGCAATGGTGTGAAAGGTAAGGGTGGGCTGTAACATTTTTTCTGTGACTCTGCTGGAGATGTGTAATCTCTGACAGTGAGTATATTGGGCAATTGCTGGTTTGGCAAAACTGATGCAGCCCTTCTTTGTTGATATTCAGGACAGCATTGTGGAAGGTCTGATAGGTGCTTCCTGTTCCTTCTTATCACCAACCCATCCTCTGTTTCCATAATATATGATTGCAGCAGCTCTGAACAGGCAATGATGGTTGCTGGACTCCAGATGCTTTGTGCAGATGCTGGAACATGTACTGAATCATCTACTGAAAGTGGAGACGGGTTTAGCTGATCTGTCATAGTGAGACTTCTACTGCTGCTTCCTCTCTTCACACAAGTTCAGAAATTCCTTTTCTGAgactaatttcttttgttgatGTTTGGTTGTGCGTGGTAGGATTGTTTGTAGCTGGTGGCTCATCAGGAGTTGAGCTGGTGCAGCTAGGCCATCTACAGGAGTGTTCCTGTACTCTAAGAGTCCTTGGTAGGGGTTGTCATCATTTTTGGATGGCTTGATCATCAGGCTCTTGGCTGTCTGTGCTGATTTCTTGATTAGTCTGTTGGATTGCAGATAGATTGAACTTGATTTGAGGTGCCTGAATCCCCATGCCTTTGCAAATCCCAGGAACTATGTTGAGGAATCCTGTCTGCCATTATCAGATATGAATACCACTGACATTCCATACTGAGCAAAAAGGGTTTTCAGTTTGGTAAACACTGCCTTTGACATGAGGGTACTCAGTTTATCAACTTCGAAAAATTGACTGTGATAATCTGTAGtgataaaaaaatcagttccaTTTCACTTGAAGTGATTAGATGCAACCTTTTGCTATGTCAGAGGTGGGACAGAATGGTTAATCAAGGCCTCTTTTTGTCTATAAGGCATGTTTTTGGCAAAAGTTCTGCAGTTCCAGACATACTGCTTAATGTCTCCATTCATACTTTGGCAGGAGACAAGCATGCATGCCCATTGCTTGGTTGTATCCACTCCAAGGTGGGCAGCATGTAGTTGCGTCAGGATCTCAGGTTTTAAAGCTTGGGGCATCACAAGTCTCTCCTTTAAAGATGATGCCATTTGCTGTAGTGTTTATGCTGGATGCTCCAAAACATGACAATATTTGACTGGCACCTTTTCCTGCAGCTTGgccatccattttctttagcCTTGAGGAATCCTTCTGTTAGGGGTCTTTATTGTTTTCATCCTTGATTGCTTCTAACTTAATATCACTCACAGGTAAGTGTTTGCAGATTTGGTGCCAAACTGATGCTAGATTGGTAGCTTGTGATGGGAGCAGATCATGAGTCAACAATATAGAATTTATGCATTGCAGTAGTGCCGGTTTTGTGGCTACATTTTAGGTGACAGGTTCCAAGAACTGGTATCTTGGCACCACAGTAGCTAGTGAGTCTTTGGTTAGTTGACTAGAGTTTGGGTTTTGGGTTGAGCTGATCAAAGACTGATGTGGGAATGATATTAGCTTGAGCCCCTGTATCCAGTTTGAAGCCAACTGGAAGCTGATTGTTTATTATGAGAGTAACAAGTTGCTCCTGTTTGCTCGTTTTCTTCATCAATTGCACTCACAGTCTTGCTTCAACAGACTTTAGCAAAATGATTTGGCTTCCTACACTGTGAGCACTTTTTACCTTTTGCTGGGCAAACATGTTTTGGTGAGTATGCTGCACCACAAAAGTAGCATTCTTCACTTTTTAGAACGTTACTTGCCAACTCTCTCTGACTTCGAAAGTTATATTGAGGTGAACTGCGTGTAACTGTATCTATTTCCTTCTTAAGTGGTATGGAGTTGctttgacaaaattattttaattgagCCTGGGTCAGCTCGTGGGTTCTTCATCTTGCAACAGCATTTTTTAGTGTCAATGAGTCACCTTTAGCCAGTAGTGTCTCCCTGGCTGCCTGGTTTTTGATTCCACTGATAATTCTATCCCAAATCATCTCATCCTGTTCCTTATACATACATGGTTTAGCTAATGTCTAAGTCTGTAATGTACTTTTTGACACTTTTACCTTCCAACTGGTCCTGTTTTTGGAAGAGGAACCTTGCAAAGACATTATTTTCCTTTGGACTGGCGCATTTCCAGAAGTGTTCTTGGAGAGGTTCTGTTTTGTGAGCTTTGCCATCCTTAAGCTCAAAGTTATTGAATATTTCTCTGCCATTTTCCCCAGTCAAGATCAGAAGATAAGCGCACATGGAATTCTTAGTTTTATCTGCTAGGGGTCCTATGAACATCAGCTGGACATGCTGTTTGAAGCAACTCCATTCTTCAGCAAGGGAGCCAGCATCCCAGTTTATGGTTGGTTGCTGGACCTCCATGGTGATTTATGGATCCTACTTTTGACACCATGCTATGTTTATATTAATAAGGTTTATTGACCCAGGCTAATTATAAACTAAACAAGGTATAAGCACAGCTCAAGCATTCCGTACGCAAAGCATGGTATAGGCAAAGCAGGAAATAAAGAAGTAACAGAACAGAAATCAAGCAACAGAAAAAACCCTTTGAAGCCATTACTACCAGAAGTCTTGATTGTTCAGTTGTGGTGTATTGAGGTTTGAAAATATGTATGCTAGGTTATGTGTTTCTGTGAAAGCTCCTACCCACAATGATTGTTATATCTAAAAAACTTAAGTACCAGTTTGAAAGAAATCTGTCAGAGTggggtgacccccccccccctccaaaaaaagaaggaaaaaatgtattgattgatttatatgaaaaaaaatattttcatttacatttttaGATTTGTGTTGGGTAGATATTAAAGAAAAGCTACCAAAGGGATGGATGAgtaacaaaaattgaattatgCAGGAATTCTTTTCCTTCTGATTACCGCAGCTGATATGATATgatatcatattttgttttaatatgaaaatgaatgttcattgaaaatcttttaataaattatctCTTTCATGTCAAATCCTCTATGTCTCTCTATTGAAAGTCTGTTCACCTATTTGAGAAACATTGGCGAACCTGGGGTGAAGTATGTACTTTTGAAATACAAATCTCTTGAGTCTTAAAgttaaaatgacaatttttattattactgatTGACTGTCCTCTCGACTTTTGAACCCccttatcatttatttatttttgagatgGAGGTCTAAGTGTCCACATTAAATACAAAGCTGGTGTcgattgtaaaaaataaatacctaaGATGTCTCTTTAAATTAAGATGTCAGTAGCAGTACATTGATATTATTGCTGTTATGActattataataaagaaaatgatttcAATAGTTATGATAAATGTCGGGGGTCTATATTTACTCATAGCCTTTTTTCTAAACCAAAATTTGAGGTTGACTTgactcctcaacacctcactaaGCTATCTCTTTGATGTTTCTAGGATCACCTTTTCCAGATGAATTGGgcaaagggaaaaataaataaaaagaaaacatctaAAAGGTAAATAGGTCTTTACTGTAAAAGTACTTAAAACAGAAAGAATTTACTGCAAGTAATAACACTACTTGTCGTGTTATTGCTAAAGTGTGTATAATATATGATTAAAATATGTGACGTTTTCAAATATAAGTGGTAGGTGGCATAGATCATTCACCTTTCTGAGGGCTAATTGTCAACATTAAttcaacacaaaaaaacaaagcgCACATTGCATCCAAGTTCTTTGGTCTAGTTTATACCGTTGTAGGTTATATGCACATTCTATGAATACCTAAGCTTCAGAGATGTAGAAGCCGCCAGTCAGACATGTAGAAGCTGGTATGCAGCATTTATCAACAGCAGTAAGATTCATAACAACGTTGAATTTGTAATCCACCGAAACCATAGTGAGGCTCTAGCTGCTTTATCAAGATATCCTAGTCGCTGCAAAAGGATTACAATTGAGGTAAagtactttaattgaaatttttactggACATATAACACAGGACAATAATGGAGTAATCCCCTTTAAGGATTGGCCGAAGATCCTTTTCTCCTAAACTCTACAACTGTTTCAGGACAGAAACTCAAAACAATATGGTGTTTTACAGTATACacagtttttttgtagtaaaCCTTCTAAAAAAGGTGTTGTTTTCAAATTAAGAGGGGTGGGGAACACCCCCTCTACTAATTGAGACCACTAGCTCTAGAAGACTGCagtctaaaaatcaaattcatagGTAAACTTCCAGTTTTACACTAAAATTGGTatggaaaatatgaaattaacaagaaaattatttagGGTTCAAATTATTAACTCTGGTCTATTCTATACTTTGAAAAGTAAATAACTCAAGCAATTTTCTCAATTGTCATATTAACTTtgatttatattcattttttctaaccgCTATTTGTACACCTTTAAATAACTTTGAATACTTTTTTATGCTTCCAAATTTAGATCCTGGTCTTAAAAGCCTTAGCAAGTCATAtaagttaatttaaaattttctctgcCAGAAAGAGGGAAGAAGGGGTCCAACTCAAAGAGGAAAGTTTGTGGTTTACTTCAGACCACAAACATTCAGGGTGtatcaatgagaaaaaaaatgaaaacgtaATGACAGTTTTGATACAAACACCCTTTGAAAAATCCAAATTATCCTTAAAGTACTGACCTTTTTGGATCGGTTTGTgaccagaaatgtcaatataccaattttaagaaaaaaaaataaaattatgtagCCGATTTTGAGGCTGGACCCCGACACTTGGCATGTTGCAGGCTTGCATATATTGATTCCTGTTGTAAGTACGAATCTCAAAACACAACACATTTGTTTGCTACTCTTTCCTTGGGAAAATGGAGGACTCCTTAGGGAAAACATATAAGGTTGAAGGTTCTCAATGACTTTTAATCAAAAGTGGCGTAGTGTATGGCATCTTTATAGGTTTTGCGCCACGTTTTGTTGGCGTTGAAGATTGTGATGGTGTTGTTCTTCCAacgtattattttttcttcactcTTATTTTTCGCTCCATCTGATTTTCgttgttgcttgtcttctaacagcaCAACTCTTAGTTCTGCACTTCACTTTTAAAACGTTCCGATACTTGCTTTCTCGCTATCGCTTGTAATGCTGGCTGCCACTTATCGTCTAAtcttatatttctttgttcttgctGTGGCATATCTTTTAggcgcatatttctttgttcttcacttatGTTTTTGAATCGTATTAATTATTGCTGCTGTTTATGTTCGAACCGaattgttcttcacttttgttttgacTTGCTGCAATTCTTGCTGACGCAAGTATTTTGACTCTAtagttctttgttcttcattttcgtttatcatGACTTTATAGACATTTCTTCCATACTCTTTACCTTTGCCACTCATAAATATAACGTTAATCTTACGGTTTTTCTTGTCAATCATATGTATCTTgtgctattttgccttaatcaTAGACACTAAAAAAGATACAACCACTACAGAGGCAAATATGACTTATGTATGCTCTTAAAATGTGCTCATAAATATGACATTATTTACggttattttttccaattgaaGGCTCTTAATGAATCTCCTCAAACTCGTGActtatatagatagttttttagGCCAGTAAATCCAAGATTGTCAATTTCTccgaaaaaatatggagttGTTTTCGAGaaacatacataaatacatatatacccaattattgctcgtttaacAAGATAAGATATTTAGTGGTATTTTGAATAGTATCAGATATATagtaataattttgaatttgagaagttaaaagagaaatttttttgaatgaattttgttttcagtatagAGCTAATTATATACTTGTTTTTAGAAGGCGTGGGGGATGTCAGTCCTGCTTTtcttagtttctgttcgtttttagtttgactcggttatttattgtaatttcttttcatttttggctttatttt is a genomic window containing:
- the LOC136043472 gene encoding F-box and leucine-rich repeat protein 13-like, encoding MEESMETRIIKKERLEGLWSCLPEEVICTFYEYLSFRDVEAASQTCRSWYAAFINSSKIHNNVEFVIHRNHSEALAALSRYPSRCKRITIEGSSYRLSGPRMSKKGSF